The Bombus huntii isolate Logan2020A chromosome 1, iyBomHunt1.1, whole genome shotgun sequence genome contains a region encoding:
- the LOC126867682 gene encoding telomere length and silencing protein 1 homolog yields MTSTEEKKIEFKKKSRKPIRKRQVSSDEDDNENEEASVREKVEEMKTIQKLRERPKGINVVGLALGENVTPDVMTSDPFNVKTGGMVNMTVLKNTKLKQNDAYETGIGTQFNAETNKRDEDEEMVKYIEEELSKRKSKTEGTTENGSNNDKGSYCSPEEAALQAVPEHLRQSSAHRSEEMLSNQMLSGIPEVDLGIEAKIRNIEATEEAKLKLLWDRHRKKDGPSQFVPTNMAVNFVQHNRFNIEDTDFQKSKQDSDERKKVAAPRDDYKSKRKDNGEKATDDYHYERFKKQFRRF; encoded by the exons ATGACTAGtacagaagaaaagaaaatagaattcaAAAAGAAATCAAGGAAACCGATAAGGAAACGACAGGTTTCATCAGATGAAGATGACAATGAAAATGAAGAAGCCTCTGTTAG GGAAAAAGTTGAAGAGATGAAAACTATACAAAAACTTCGTGAAAGACCAAAAGGTATAAATGTTGTTGGATTAGCCCTTGGAGAAAATGTAACACCTGATGTAATGACG TCTGACCCTTTTAATGTAAAAACTGGAGGAATGGTAAATATGACTGTATTAAAGAATAcaaaattgaaacaaaatgATGCATATGAAACTGGAATTGGCACACAATTTAATGCAGAGACTAATAAACGCGATGAAGATgaagaaat ggtaaaatatattgaagAAGAATTATCAAAGAGGAAAAGCAAAACTGAAGGTACAACTGAAAATGGATCAAATAACGACAAAGGTTCTTATTGTTCACCAGAAGAAGCAGCTTTGCAAGCAGTACCTGAACATTTAAGACAAAGCTCTGCACACAGAAGTGAAGAAATGCTTTCAAATCAAATGTTATCTGGTATTCCAGAAGTGGATCTTGGAATAGa AGCAAAGATTCGTAATATCGAAGCTACGGAAGAAGCTAAGTTAAAACTGCTTTGGGATAGGCACAGAAAGAAAGATGGACCCTCGCAATTTGTCCCAACAAATATGGCTGTGAATTTTGTACAACACAATAGAT ttAACATAGAAGATACAGATTTCCAGAAATCAAAACAAGATTCTGATGAGAGAAAAAAAGTTGCAGCACCCAGAGATGATTACAAGAGTAAAAGGAAAGATAATGGAGAAAAAGCAACTGATGATTATCATTATGAAAGATTCAAAAAACAATTTAGAcgattttga